A window of Mytilus edulis chromosome 10, xbMytEdul2.2, whole genome shotgun sequence contains these coding sequences:
- the LOC139493430 gene encoding uncharacterized protein: MDRTNNETPNHIKLAYILFRMAPELIIKHIEQTYPGGLEHAIKENKEVLKQRLPTDEFRRVCQIEDQLQHNIHSNYHELVNNTTLDGSVLDCLISKGIISIDEREKVKRCPNQSARNTMIIDLLMNRSYNVRDTLVDALHKSGHENNNWIDRITDTKADTKAEKLTESEINEWTIRLEKNYFMLVQQTTSLESVVDSLISSEVLSIDDSSDIMSIANRSDQVRELIGKIKNKTAYEHFLCALRQDEVNAQLADILETTEVSEEEKRSRIAAILDSPIFKAISIDIAIVMYTVIQDIKSQNTQLDMHDNSIDGESDTLQHYCNYIIDVQDICDEQYDEILKKAADIIERMCGSSQELHLKVGLLEHLGTEVIHEMHKVLRNMKDNAVIKSLQMKIKDMEEDGKESIPKNVRLTQLNAIEQWIHYDKTFAETKASEEVVAAIENHSCVTIIGSPGSGKSATSQHVALIYMQKGYQLVPIDSPEEIITYGNPNKKQIFVYDDILGVFGVDHDKVDRLERKREMLMLVLETDSKLIMTCRKSVFKATEMLCTFQSTKVFFLKNVVDLESKQFCISEGEKRCILKMHCSAVGMNPNKYTSWSFESANIMFPLLCRLFANEKKYQDIGLRFFNEPHECLYEKLDEMKCRSKIYYAALVLCMINKGKLSEDDFPEKKVKQLIYRTCRLNDGTPELDLIDALDHMLETYVTQCDGVFRFIHDCIFEVTASHFGNQYPNLIIEYLDSNYIAHKVRVIPEELNQCMHVKVLEQHYSSLGNRIYRDITNMELFDVFMNNSLTYEPFLNFFLKTLERKAYKEIKDLFLSIQTGSISTHIVNQGENVIEKVMNKDKFRDSFVLRSQDILLDKIVKTDNLVIYQIRVLSWVVYYRHTLLLQFIIELVMSNNESIDIIFNTSETEQTRLLILACFSGDFEMLRLIQKYVNSNCINRALLPIDAGWPEKKKNPHRCKTPLSAACLRGDLASIEELLKLGADVNMPDSAYLLPILAAAYSCHWDAMDLLIKHNADINKGNNSGTPPLILAATVGHTEAILQLLKRGATVNLCKNDGTSAVHRASDRGHLEVLRVLVQEGGDINLCNHDGESPLFIASENGHLEIVKYLLQTDANVNFSNDTSRSPIFAACNQNHLDVVTELLENNAHVDCVDKNNRTPLYIASRKGRVKLIRTLYKYGANPNICDNQGRSPVSIATTNGHSEALKVLLNNGAHVNLPDLNNISPFFLASGNIDLQGLLLHYGADKTIKPYLSYMIQSHINGCKKYYLVILGLILTLIACLIIFY, encoded by the exons ATGGATAGGACAAATAATGAGACACCAAACCATATAAAGTTAGCATATATTCTGTTCCGAATGGCTCCTGAATTGATTATTAAACACATTGAACAGACATATCCCGGAGGCCTAGAACATGCAATTAAAGAAAACAAGGAAGTACTGAAACAACGTCTACCAACAGACGAGTTTAGGCGAGTGTGCCAAATTgaag ATCAATTACAACATAATATACACTCGAACTACCATGAACTAGTTAACAATACAACCCTTGACGGCTCAGTGCTGGATTGTCTAATCTCCAAAGGAATTATATCAATAGATGAGCGAGAGAAGGTTAAAAGATGCCCAAATCAGTCTGCAAGAAACACAATGATAATTGATCTTCTAATGAATCGATCCTACAACGTCAGAGACACATTGGTTGATGCGTTACATAAATCTGGTCATGAGAACAACAACTGGATTGATAGAATAACAGATACAAAAGCAGATACGAAAGCGGAAAAACTAACGGAATCAG AAATAAATGAATGGACGATTAGACTGGAAAAGAATTATTTCATGTTAGTCCAACAAACGACTTCACTAGAAAGTGTGGTTGACAGCTTGATATCATCTGAAGTATTGTCCATAGATGATTCAAGTGACATTATGTCGATAGCAAATCGATCTGACCAAGTCAGAGAATTAATcgggaaaattaaaaataagacaGCATATGAACATTTTCTATGCGCCTTGCGACAGGATGAGGTCAACGCACAACTTGCTGACATTTTGGAAACAACAGAGGTTTCTGAAGAGGAGAAACGATCACGTATTGCAg cCATACTGGATAGCCCTATATTTAAGGCAATTTCTATTGATATTGCAATAGTGATGTATACAGTGATCCAAGACATCAAATCACAAAATACACAACTAGATATGCATGATAACAGCATAGACGGTGAATCGGACACACTCCAACATTACTGTAATTATATTATTGACGTTCAAGACATTTGTGATGAACAATATGATGAGATTTTAAAGAAAGCTGCTGAT ATTATAGAAAGAATGTGTGGTTCATCCCAGGAATTGCATTTAAAAGTTGGTCTGTTGGAACATCTTGGTACTGAAGTAATACATGAAATGCATAAAGTACTACGAAATATGAAAG ATAATGCAGTTATAAAAAGCCTTCAGATGAAAATTAAAGACATGGAAGAGGATGGTAAAGAAAGCATTCCCAAAAATGTTAGAT TAACCCAGCTCAATGCAATTGAACAGTGGATACATTATGATAAAACCTTTGCAGAAACTAAAGCTTCTGAGGAAGTAGTTGCAGCCATTGAGAATCATAGTTGCGTAACGATAATAGGGAGTCCGGGATCAGGAAAATCGGCTACCTCTCAACATGTTGCATTGATATATATGCAAAAAGGATACCAGCTTGTTCCAATAGATTCTCCAGAGGAAATTATTACATACGGAAATCCAAACAAAAAgcaaatatttgtatatgatgACATATTAGGCGTCTTTGGAGTTGATCATGACAAAGTGGATAGATTAGAACGAAAACGAGAGATGCTTATGTTAGTTTTAGAGACTGATTCAAAACTGATCATGACATGTCGTAAATCAGTATTTAAGGCAACTGAAATGCTATGCACCTTCCAATCGACAAAGGTATTTTTCCTGAAAAATGTTGTGGACTTAGAGAGTAAGCAGTTTTGTATTAGTGAAGGTGAAAAACGATGCATTCTGAAAATGCACTGTTCTGCGGTAGGTATGAACCCCAATAAGTATACGTCCTGGTCCTTTGAATCAGCAAACATTATGTTTCCTCTTCTATGTCGGCTTTTTGCAAATGAGAAAAAGTACCAAGATATTGGATTACGATTTTTCAATGAACCACATGAATGCTTATATGAAAAGTTAGATGAAATGAAGTGTAGAAGCAAAATCTATTATGCAGCACTAGTCTTATGCATGATCAACAAAGGGAAATTATCGGAGGatgattttccagaaaaaaaggTAAAGCAATTGATATACAGGACATGTCGACTGAACGATGGGACGCCCGAGTTGGATTTGATAGATGCTTTAGATCATATGTTGGAGACGTATGTGACACAATGTGATGGAGTGTTTCGATTTATCCATGATTGCATATTCGAAGTTACTGCTTCCCATTTCGGAAATCAATATCCTAATTTGATAATAGAGTACCTAGACAGTAATTACATTGCTCATAAGGTGCGGGTTATACCCGAGGAATTAAATCAATGTATGCATGTTAAAGTACTAGAGCAACATTATTCGTCTTTAGGGAACAGGATTTACAGAGATATCACAAATATGGAACTTTTTGATGTTTTCATGAACAATTCATTGACTTATGAACcgtttctgaatttttttttgaaaacgtTAGAAAGAAAGGCATATAAAGAAATCAAAGATCTCTTTTTGTCCATTCAGACTGGTAGTATATCAACACATATCGTTAATCAAGGGGAGAACGTCATTGAAAAGGTAATGAATAAAGACAAGTTTAGAGATTCCTTTGTTCTTAGAAGTCAAGATATACTACTGGACAAAATAGTCAAAACTGACAACTTAGTAATATACCAAATACGAGTTCTCAGTTGGGTTGTATATTATAGGCATACTTTGCTTCTGCAGTTTATTATTGAATTGGTTATGTCCAATAATGAATCTATAGACATCATATTTAATACAAGCGAAACAGAACAAACTAGACTTTTAATACTCGCATGCTTTAGTGGAGATTTCGAAATGTTGAGATTGATACAAAAGTATGTAAACTCTAATTGTATAAATAGAGCTTTGTTACCAATAGATGCCGGTTGgccagaaaagaaaaaaaatccacacaGGTGCAAAACTCCGTTATCTGCTGCCTGTTTACGTGGGGACTTAGCaagtattgaagaattgttaaaGTTAGGTGCGGATGTTAATATGCCAGATAGTGCATATCTTCTCCCCATTCTAGCAGCTGCTTATTCGTGTCACTGGGATGCAATGGATCTTTTGATAAAACACAATGCAGACATCAATAAAGGAAATAACTCTGGCACACCGCCATTAATACTTGCAGCAACAGTTGGACACACTGAGGCAATTTTACAATTGTTAAAACGTGGAGCTACAGTTAATTTGTGCAAAAATGATGGGACTTCTGCCGTACATCGCGCTTCAGATAGAGGTCATTTAGAAGTATTACGCGTGCTTGTACAAGAAGGAGGAGATATTAATTTATGCAATCATGATGGTGAATCGCCCTTGTTTATTGCGTCAGAGAATGGTCATTTAGAAATAGTAAAATACCTTCTTCAGACAGATGCAAATGTAAACTTCTCAAATGACACGTCAAGGTCTCCAATATTTGCAGCATGTAATCAAAACCACCTTGATGTTGTAACCGAACTGCTTGAAAACAATGCACATGTAGATTGCGTTGACAAAAACAACAGGACACCATTATACATTGCGTCAAGAAAAGGGCGTGTAAAATTAATCAGGACTCTATACAAATATGGAGCTAATCCAAATATCTGCGATAACCAAGGAAGATCTCCAGTATCAATTGCAACGACTAATGGGCATAGTGAAGCCTTAAAAGTACTATTAAATAACGGTGCTCATGTAAATTTACCAGATTTAAATAACATTTCCCCGTTTTTCCTAGCTTCTGGGAATATCGATTTGCAGGGACTACTTTTGCACTATGGAGCCGACAAGACCATTAAGCCTTATTTAAGTTACATGATACAATCACATATCAATGGCTGCAAAAAGTATTATCTCGTCATTTTAGGATTAATATTAACTCTGATTGCTTGTTTAATAATCTTTTATTGA
- the LOC139492589 gene encoding uncharacterized protein: MTCTHKKHSVQPGNFNNISEALKGPSFVSDWKSLSVDDSTTDIRHNLGAYPLKVDVQILVTKERVDYIFTGSGAAQRDDDKKFYFGGVIYIYNTEIVRIIVPEASTYAGIAYTGAYVWEMAKDLIAVLAKEERHTEFDFHYSSALIEISSHGSDKERPFIVANQLPTFRELTHGLGRYPNMVTVRIELDDGFMSDGQGTVCCANDGWSTSKIEYSGTVHLLAWILDEENHDYDSYYQNISIHYATNPVPLPTILNIDDFFVTVEVDMLSGDNNGYRFQTAGSAMTNSNNDFGGLVYAYTNSSVQIWVPNEKGHVQFVGNDWGGGVCSSREDAGHLVVKIFTFRDNKTCGIPASYPFSTLTYIDVTNNSIALYTCTNGYTLTSGDPVHQCMSTQWIGDPPSCQVDTCGIPTSYPFSTNTYSHLTNNSFAIYSCKQGYEMISGDTVHQCFSPKWIGTPPNCHVKEEYRIMSRDVNPSTTLRRSVEGV; this comes from the exons ATGACTTGTACACATAAGAAACATTCTGTACAACCTGGAAACTTCA ACAATATCAGCGAAGCATTAAAGGGTCCATCTTTTGTAAGTGACTGGAAGTCTTTATCAGTAGACGACTCTACTACAGATATACGTCATAATCTTGGAGCGTATCCATTGAAGGTTGATGTCCAGATTTTGGTAACTAAAGAAAGAGTCGATTATATCTTCACCGGTTCTGGAGCAGCACAAAGGGACGATGAcaagaaattttattttggtgGAGTCATTTATATCTATAACACAGAGATTGTGAGAATAATAGTACCGGAAGCATCAACATATGCAGGCATTGCTTACACAG GAGCTTATGTGTGGGAAATGGCAAAAGACTTGATTGCTGTATTAGCCAAAGAAGAAAGGCACACTGAATTTGACTTCCATTATTCCAGTGCATTGATTGAAATTTCTTCACATGGCTCAGACAA AGAGCGACCGTTTATTGTAGCTAACCAGTTACCAACTTTCCGGGAATTAACACATGGTTTAGGACGATATCCAAATATGGTCACAGTACGCATTGAGCTTGATGATGGTTTTATGTCTGATGGCCAAG GAACAGTGTGTTGTGCTAATGATGGTTGGTCGACCAGTAAGATCGAATATAGTGGAACAGTACATTTATTGGCATGGATATTAGACGAGGAGAATCATGACTACGATAGCTATTATCAAAATATCAGTATTCATTATGCAACTAACCCTGTACCGTTACCAACAATACTTAATATAGACGACTTTTTTGTTACCGTTGAA GTAGATATGTTGTCCGGCGATAATAACGGATATCGATTCCAAACAGCAGGATCAGCGATGACCAATAGTAATAACGATTTTGGTGGACTTGTATATGCTTATACAAATAGCAGTGTACAAATATGGGTGCCAAATGAAAAGGGTCATGTACAATTTGTAGGAAATGACTGGGGAGGCGGTGTATGCTCTAGTCGGGAGGATGCTGGTCATTTAGTagttaaaatatttactttccGAGATAATA aAACTTGTGGAATACCAGCATCGTATCCATTCAGTACACTTACGTATATTGACGTAACAAATAACAGCATAGCTCTATATACATGCACGAACGGATACACACTAACATCCGGTGATCCTGTTCATCAATGCATGTCTACACAATGGATTGGGGACCCTCCTTCTTGTCAGG TAGACACCTGTGGAATCCCAACATCGTATCCATTCTCCACAAACACTTACAGTCATCTTACAAATAATAGCTTCGCTATATATTCGTGTAAACAAGGATATGAAATGATATCCGGAGATACGGTACACCAATGCTTTTCACCCAAATGGATTGGAACACCTCCTAATTGTCATG TGAAGGAGGAGTACCGAATCATGTCAAGAGATGTAAATCCTTCAACAACTCTTAGAAGGTCTGTAGAAGGAGTATAA